In Juglans regia cultivar Chandler chromosome 5, Walnut 2.0, whole genome shotgun sequence, the following are encoded in one genomic region:
- the LOC109007345 gene encoding uncharacterized protein LOC109007345 isoform X2 translates to MVDKIVKRRKVSISEDDLSTLLQRYTATTVLALLWEVARCPDVNIDWEALAKNTSTGISDAREYQMLWRHLAYRHPLLDKFEDGAQPLDDDSDLECEVEAVPIVSTDALTEAAACVKVLIASALPSDSSLPNSSLVEAPLTINIPNGPSSRAPSENPEATCSMQGMNITIPFSVQKQPLSAATPAEGLDANGPANGTLPPRRKRKPWSETEDMELISAVQKFGEGNWANIVRADFMVDRTASQLSQRWAIIRKRRGNLNVGINSTSSQLSEARRAAHHAMSLALDMPVKNFTAARPEAAEVGSIIQAKDKSHQGSVPTKTSPMGSLGSTEKSQVSSKKPSASTIGSDSVLRATAVAAGARIASPSDVASFIKATQTKNAVHIKPASGYSTKPSMPGGVSTLSETQTNLLHVCPGPEATHPGSVKAASPTIQRTLSATSLNRSSEQSNAVLSTLPPEHLPKLEVKAVDEIKIKDGACVSRNAQTEQIQENKESSPDLKPEFEKEMTDVENSRSSLNMKTAESYHKAVSDIQAEVRQSTDDKELMTSPVRGDIQSSVKENCENQGTDEKLADLPSIIADRCGEKLVVLRKNEGGNEIEEEKKVK, encoded by the exons ATGGTTGATAAAATCGTGAAGCGCAGGAAGGTCTCCATCAGCGAGGACGATCTCTCCACTCTCTTACAAAG GTATACGGCGACAACGGTGCTGGCGTTGCTGTGGGAAGTGGCGCGTTGTCCGGACGTGAATATCGATTGGGAGGCGTTGGCCAAGAATACTTCAACTGGGATTTCTGATGCTCGCGAGTATCAGATGTTATGGCGCCATTTAGCTTATCGCCACCCGTTGCTCGATAAATTCGAAGATGGGGCTCAGCCTCTG GATGATGACAGCGATTTAGAATGTGAAGTGGAAGCTGTTCCCATTGTTAGCACTGACGCTTTGACAGAGGCTGCAGCATGTGTGAAG GTGCTGATTGCTTCTGCTTTACCAAGCGATTCTAGCCTCCCAAACAGCTCATTAGTTGAGGCTCCATTAACTATAAATATACCTAATGGCCCATCATCTAGAGCTCCTTCAGAAAATCCGGAAGCCACTTGCTCAATGCAAGGGATGAACATTACTATTCCCTTCTCTGTTCAGAAACAGCCACTATCTGCCGCTACACCTGCTGAAGGATTGGATGCGAATGGGCCAGCCAATGGAACCTTACCTCCTCGTAGGAAAAGAAAACCATGGTCAGAGACAGAGGATATGGAACTGATTTCTGCTGTGCAGAAATTCGGTGAAGGAAATTGGGCAAATATTGTACGGGCAGACTTTATGGTTGATAGGACTGCTTCGCAACTCTCTCAG AGGTGGGCCATTATTAGGAAGCGACGTGGCAACTTGAATGTTGGAATCAACTCCACTAGCTCACAACTTTCTGAGGCACGGCGTGCAGCTCATCATGCAATGTCACTAGCCCTCGATATGCCAGTTAAAAATTTTACAGCAGCTCGCCCTG AAGCTGCTGAGGTTGGCAGCATTATACAAGCCAAAGACAAGTCCCATCAAGGCTCTGTTCCTACAAAAACATCTCCAATGGGATCATTGGGTTCCACAGAAAAATCTCAAGTATCCTCGAAGAAACCTTCAGCATCTACCATtggttctgattctgttttaaGAGCAACTGCAGTTGCTGCTGGTGCTCGCATTGCTTCTCCATCAGATGTTGCATCGTTTATCAAGGCTACTCAGACAAAGAATGCTGTCCATATCAAACCTGCAAGTGGTTATTCAACCAAACCATCCATGCCTGGTGGTGTGTCAACTCTCTCAGAGACTCAAACTAATCTACTTCATGTTTGTCCTGGCCCCGAAGCCACACATCCTGGTTCGGTAAAAGCTGCCTCGCCAACAATTCAGCGTACTCTATCTGCCACATCATTGAATAGGTCATCGGAGCAAAGTAATGCTGTTTTATCTACTTTGCCCCCTGAACATTTGCCAAAGCTAGAGGTTAAGGCTGTAGATGAGATCAAAATCAAAGATGGAGCATGTGTCTCAAGAAATGCACAAACTGAGCAAATTCAAGAGAATAAAGAATCCTCCCCAGATTTGAAACCAGAGTTCGAAAAAGAAATGACTGATGTCGAGAATTCTAGGAGTTCTTTGAACATGAAGACAGCTGAAAGTTATCACAAAGCTGTCAGTGACATCCAGGCGGAAGTTAGACAAAGCACAGATGATAAAGAGCTTATGACTTCACCAGTTAGAGGTGACATTCAATCTTCAGTTAAGGAGAACTGTGAGAATCAGGGCACAGATGAGAAACTGGCGGATTTGCCAAGCATTATAGCAGATAGATGCGGTGAAAAGCTGgtggttttaagaaaaaatgaggGTGGTAATGAGATtgaagaggagaagaaggttAAGTAA
- the LOC109007345 gene encoding uncharacterized protein LOC109007345 isoform X1 has product MVDKIVKRRKVSISEDDLSTLLQRYTATTVLALLWEVARCPDVNIDWEALAKNTSTGISDAREYQMLWRHLAYRHPLLDKFEDGAQPLDDDSDLECEVEAVPIVSTDALTEAAACVKVLIASALPSDSSLPNSSLVEAPLTINIPNGPSSRAPSENPEATCSMQGMNITIPFSVQKQPLSAATPAEGLDANGPANGTLPPRRKRKPWSETEDMELISAVQKFGEGNWANIVRADFMVDRTASQLSQRWAIIRKRRGNLNVGINSTSSQLSEARRAAHHAMSLALDMPVKNFTAARPAGTNMISYSMLPTTTAEAAEVGSIIQAKDKSHQGSVPTKTSPMGSLGSTEKSQVSSKKPSASTIGSDSVLRATAVAAGARIASPSDVASFIKATQTKNAVHIKPASGYSTKPSMPGGVSTLSETQTNLLHVCPGPEATHPGSVKAASPTIQRTLSATSLNRSSEQSNAVLSTLPPEHLPKLEVKAVDEIKIKDGACVSRNAQTEQIQENKESSPDLKPEFEKEMTDVENSRSSLNMKTAESYHKAVSDIQAEVRQSTDDKELMTSPVRGDIQSSVKENCENQGTDEKLADLPSIIADRCGEKLVVLRKNEGGNEIEEEKKVK; this is encoded by the exons ATGGTTGATAAAATCGTGAAGCGCAGGAAGGTCTCCATCAGCGAGGACGATCTCTCCACTCTCTTACAAAG GTATACGGCGACAACGGTGCTGGCGTTGCTGTGGGAAGTGGCGCGTTGTCCGGACGTGAATATCGATTGGGAGGCGTTGGCCAAGAATACTTCAACTGGGATTTCTGATGCTCGCGAGTATCAGATGTTATGGCGCCATTTAGCTTATCGCCACCCGTTGCTCGATAAATTCGAAGATGGGGCTCAGCCTCTG GATGATGACAGCGATTTAGAATGTGAAGTGGAAGCTGTTCCCATTGTTAGCACTGACGCTTTGACAGAGGCTGCAGCATGTGTGAAG GTGCTGATTGCTTCTGCTTTACCAAGCGATTCTAGCCTCCCAAACAGCTCATTAGTTGAGGCTCCATTAACTATAAATATACCTAATGGCCCATCATCTAGAGCTCCTTCAGAAAATCCGGAAGCCACTTGCTCAATGCAAGGGATGAACATTACTATTCCCTTCTCTGTTCAGAAACAGCCACTATCTGCCGCTACACCTGCTGAAGGATTGGATGCGAATGGGCCAGCCAATGGAACCTTACCTCCTCGTAGGAAAAGAAAACCATGGTCAGAGACAGAGGATATGGAACTGATTTCTGCTGTGCAGAAATTCGGTGAAGGAAATTGGGCAAATATTGTACGGGCAGACTTTATGGTTGATAGGACTGCTTCGCAACTCTCTCAG AGGTGGGCCATTATTAGGAAGCGACGTGGCAACTTGAATGTTGGAATCAACTCCACTAGCTCACAACTTTCTGAGGCACGGCGTGCAGCTCATCATGCAATGTCACTAGCCCTCGATATGCCAGTTAAAAATTTTACAGCAGCTCGCCCTG CTGGCACAAACATGATCAGTTACTCCATGCTTCCAACTACAACTGCAGAAGCTGCTGAGGTTGGCAGCATTATACAAGCCAAAGACAAGTCCCATCAAGGCTCTGTTCCTACAAAAACATCTCCAATGGGATCATTGGGTTCCACAGAAAAATCTCAAGTATCCTCGAAGAAACCTTCAGCATCTACCATtggttctgattctgttttaaGAGCAACTGCAGTTGCTGCTGGTGCTCGCATTGCTTCTCCATCAGATGTTGCATCGTTTATCAAGGCTACTCAGACAAAGAATGCTGTCCATATCAAACCTGCAAGTGGTTATTCAACCAAACCATCCATGCCTGGTGGTGTGTCAACTCTCTCAGAGACTCAAACTAATCTACTTCATGTTTGTCCTGGCCCCGAAGCCACACATCCTGGTTCGGTAAAAGCTGCCTCGCCAACAATTCAGCGTACTCTATCTGCCACATCATTGAATAGGTCATCGGAGCAAAGTAATGCTGTTTTATCTACTTTGCCCCCTGAACATTTGCCAAAGCTAGAGGTTAAGGCTGTAGATGAGATCAAAATCAAAGATGGAGCATGTGTCTCAAGAAATGCACAAACTGAGCAAATTCAAGAGAATAAAGAATCCTCCCCAGATTTGAAACCAGAGTTCGAAAAAGAAATGACTGATGTCGAGAATTCTAGGAGTTCTTTGAACATGAAGACAGCTGAAAGTTATCACAAAGCTGTCAGTGACATCCAGGCGGAAGTTAGACAAAGCACAGATGATAAAGAGCTTATGACTTCACCAGTTAGAGGTGACATTCAATCTTCAGTTAAGGAGAACTGTGAGAATCAGGGCACAGATGAGAAACTGGCGGATTTGCCAAGCATTATAGCAGATAGATGCGGTGAAAAGCTGgtggttttaagaaaaaatgaggGTGGTAATGAGATtgaagaggagaagaaggttAAGTAA